GAGCAGGTACTCGAGGTCATCCCCGCCTACCACCCGATCTGGGCCGATGCGGACCCCGCCGATATCGCCTTCGCCGATGCTCACGCCGGGCATGGCAACTTCCGTGCTTGGGCCAAGATCACAGCCCACTCGGTGACCGCGCTCCGTCGCCTTGACCGTCCGACCGGCACCGCGCCGGACCGGGATGTGCTGCGCTGGGCCTTCAGCCGACTCGGCGGCAGCACCTGAGAACCGGCTTCGATAATCCTCCCACCAGCGCCGTCACGCCGAGCCGTCCGGCGGCGGTGCAGGTGCTTCTGGACCGCACCGACGACATCGCGGTCACCGCTGGCTTACTGCGACGGCATAACCCCGCCGCCGGCCCCGTCGTCGTGCACCCGACCCCAACCGGTACCACGTCCCAGGACCTGAGCCACGACCTGCTGCGCGCCCTGGGAAGACCGATCCATCGGCTCGCCGCTGAACGCCTGCAGGGCTCCCGGCCCGCCTGGCGCGCCGTGGCCGCGTGGCTTCACGCAGACCAACTCTCCGATCTCATCGTGCTGCGCGCCCACTTGCTCGGCGCCGACCGCTGGAGCCAGCTCATCGAGCTGAGCCGCGGCACTGGCACCCGGTTGACCCTGGTCTGCCACACACGGTCGATCCCCAGTCCCTTGGCTCAGGCGCTTACCGAGATCGACCACCAGATCCTCACCAATCTCGAGCTCCTCGATCTGCCGGCGGGTGGGCACCGACCCAGCGCCCCTCCGGCAGCCGATCCGGGGATGGCTTCCCTGCCGCGCGTCACGTACCCCGGCGTGGTCAATTTCCGCCGCTACGCTTTCGACCAACTCGGGCCGATCGAGTTCGCCCGGCTCGATACCATTTACCAGTCGGCCCAGGAGACGACCCTGGCCTGGCTCGATGGCCGCCCCGACGCGGCCACGTCCGACGACGGTCGAGAAGCTGTCATGGGTCTGCTTTCGGAGCTGGTCCACGACAGTCCCAGTCGCACCCACACGCTGGCCCGGCTTCGCAGCGCGCAGGCCGCTTTCCGGCGGCACGGATTCAAGCTGACTCTGCCGGCATCCCGGGATTTGCTCGACGTCCTGGCGGGCCCGGGCCTGACCAGCCAACCAGTCACCGACCAGCTACTCGACCGAATCCGCGCAGGCGT
This sequence is a window from Paenarthrobacter aurescens TC1. Protein-coding genes within it:
- a CDS encoding conserved hypothetical protein (identified by similarity to GB:BAD60590.1), yielding MQVLLDRTDDIAVTAGLLRRHNPAAGPVVVHPTPTGTTSQDLSHDLLRALGRPIHRLAAERLQGSRPAWRAVAAWLHADQLSDLIVLRAHLLGADRWSQLIELSRGTGTRLTLVCHTRSIPSPLAQALTEIDHQILTNLELLDLPAGGHRPSAPPAADPGMASLPRVTYPGVVNFRRYAFDQLGPIEFARLDTIYQSAQETTLAWLDGRPDAATSDDGREAVMGLLSELVHDSPSRTHTLARLRSAQAAFRRHGFKLTLPASRDLLDVLAGPGLTSQPVTDQLLDRIRAGVAHPAIAAALATSLFTGLAPTSLMPLTWKSLTPGADRLRINNRVTRLQRPAPNLWPRRTLVRVPAIFYVPTAVRPLFQAAREFIPPDENIRRRLFWGAIAHQIEAAASECAITLPHHVAPVIAWQAWIGIERVDYFGGQYDVDFSADQQFQPQPTPIEPPATLER